The Paenibacillus uliginis N3/975 genome has a window encoding:
- the rapZ gene encoding RNase adapter RapZ: MLEAADRSTTTSMATLIIITGMSGAGKTLAVQSLEDLGFFCVDNLPPVLIPKFAELIEQSKGKIGKVALVIDLRGREFFTALSESLNFIKDHFTIHCEILFLDATDSVLVQRYKESRRRHPLAPEGMPLDGIRLERKMLDELKNSATQVIDTSNMKPAKLKEKIISRFTHLETNTLSINITSFGFKYGIPIDADLVFDVRFLPNPHYVENLRPNTGQNSDVYEYVMKWPETQAFLTKLLDMLHFLIPQYRKEGKSQVIIGIGCTGGKHRSVAIAEYLGKMLGASETESVSVSHRDSDRDRH; the protein is encoded by the coding sequence ATGCTGGAAGCAGCGGATCGCAGCACTACAACATCAATGGCCACCCTGATCATCATTACTGGTATGTCGGGAGCCGGAAAGACATTGGCGGTGCAAAGCCTGGAGGATCTCGGGTTCTTCTGTGTCGACAACCTGCCGCCTGTGCTCATTCCTAAATTTGCTGAGCTGATTGAACAATCGAAGGGTAAGATCGGAAAGGTAGCGCTGGTCATCGACCTGCGCGGCCGTGAATTTTTCACCGCATTGTCGGAATCACTGAACTTTATTAAGGATCATTTCACAATTCATTGCGAAATTCTGTTCCTTGATGCAACGGATTCAGTACTCGTCCAGCGCTACAAGGAGAGTCGGCGGCGTCATCCGCTGGCTCCTGAAGGTATGCCGCTCGACGGAATCCGTCTGGAACGTAAGATGCTGGATGAGCTGAAGAATTCGGCTACACAGGTCATTGATACGAGCAATATGAAGCCGGCAAAACTGAAAGAAAAAATCATCTCCCGCTTTACCCATTTGGAAACCAATACGTTGTCGATCAATATTACATCCTTTGGATTTAAATACGGAATACCGATTGATGCTGATCTAGTATTCGACGTCCGTTTTTTACCCAATCCCCACTATGTGGAAAATCTGCGTCCAAATACAGGCCAAAACAGCGATGTGTATGAGTATGTGATGAAATGGCCAGAAACGCAGGCTTTTCTAACGAAACTGCTGGATATGCTTCATTTTCTTATTCCGCAATACCGGAAAGAAGGAAAGAGCCAGGTTATTATCGGTATCGGCTGTACAGGCGGCAAACACCGCTCAGTTGCGATTGCAGAATATCTCGGCAAGATGCTTGGCGCCAGTGAAACAGAATCGGTATCGGTCAGCCACCGTGATTCTGATCGGGATCGGCACTAA
- a CDS encoding HPr family phosphocarrier protein: protein MTKHPVVVRLKTGLHARPAALFVQEANKYSSEIFVEKDDKKVNAKSIMGIMSLAISSGTEVHISAEGADAEQAVTSLVNLVSKEELENQ from the coding sequence ATGACAAAGCACCCGGTAGTCGTTCGGTTAAAAACGGGTCTTCATGCCAGACCGGCCGCGCTGTTCGTTCAAGAAGCGAATAAATACTCATCTGAAATTTTCGTGGAAAAGGATGATAAAAAAGTGAACGCAAAAAGTATCATGGGAATTATGAGCCTTGCCATAAGTTCTGGTACTGAAGTTCACATTAGCGCTGAAGGCGCAGACGCTGAGCAAGCAGTTACCTCTTTAGTGAATTTGGTCAGCAAAGAGGAATTAGAGAACCAATAA
- a CDS encoding sensor histidine kinase, protein MKPIKFQVFPRQLGFFPYLFLFYLSLPIYQLATFETGLKLYIGYMMVGLFLVTYRQLYFAEGKGSFLPWLMLQMLIIFIFCMGYSTSYLFMGFFSANFIGWYSDKRKFMTAYILFVLVETVPLIYHMNQIWNPGLLYTLPFMIIMMLSPFGIRSMNRRQKLERELAQANEQIRNLIKGEERMRIARDLHDTLGHTLSLITLKSQLVEKLVDVNAEQARLEAREIQNTSRAALRQVRELVSDMRTATLTEEMKEARIILQSADIELTHEGNPRYEGIPDTVHNILSLCLREAVTNVVKHSGASCCHLSFGQSESEWMLSVKDNGIGVPSGTDGQATREKNGLKGMSERLALIGGTMKIIAEEGTLLTVRVPIVIKNRKECEAG, encoded by the coding sequence ATGAAACCCATTAAGTTTCAAGTATTTCCGCGTCAATTGGGATTTTTCCCTTATTTATTTCTCTTTTATTTAAGCTTGCCGATCTATCAGTTAGCTACCTTTGAAACGGGCTTGAAGCTTTACATCGGGTATATGATGGTCGGCTTGTTTCTTGTCACATATCGGCAGCTTTATTTTGCAGAGGGAAAAGGCTCTTTCCTTCCCTGGCTGATGCTTCAGATGCTCATTATTTTTATCTTTTGTATGGGGTACAGTACATCTTACTTATTTATGGGGTTTTTTTCGGCTAATTTTATCGGGTGGTATTCAGACAAGCGGAAATTCATGACAGCTTATATACTGTTCGTTCTGGTCGAGACCGTTCCGCTTATCTACCATATGAATCAGATATGGAATCCGGGCCTTCTGTACACCTTGCCCTTCATGATCATTATGATGCTGTCTCCTTTCGGGATCCGGTCCATGAACCGCAGACAGAAGCTGGAGCGGGAACTTGCACAGGCCAATGAACAAATCCGTAACCTCATTAAAGGTGAGGAAAGGATGCGGATCGCAAGGGACTTACACGATACACTCGGTCATACCCTGTCCCTGATCACGTTGAAGAGTCAGCTGGTGGAAAAGCTCGTTGATGTTAATGCAGAGCAGGCCCGGCTTGAAGCAAGGGAAATTCAAAACACCTCCCGTGCCGCACTTCGTCAGGTGCGTGAGCTGGTGTCCGATATGCGGACCGCAACCCTTACAGAAGAAATGAAAGAAGCCCGGATTATTTTGCAAAGCGCAGATATTGAGCTTACACACGAAGGCAATCCGAGATATGAAGGCATTCCGGACACAGTACACAACATTCTGAGCCTGTGCTTACGGGAGGCGGTCACCAATGTAGTGAAGCACAGTGGGGCTTCATGCTGTCATCTTAGCTTCGGCCAGTCTGAGAGTGAATGGATGCTGTCGGTAAAGGATAACGGAATTGGGGTTCCATCCGGTACCGACGGCCAAGCGACAAGGGAGAAAAATGGACTGAAGGGGATGTCTGAACGTCTTGCCTTAATCGGCGGGACGATGAAAATCATTGCAGAGGAGGGTACCCTCCTTACAGTGCGCGTCCCAATCGTCATTAAGAACCGGAAGGAGTGTGAAGCCGGTTGA
- a CDS encoding glycoside hydrolase family 13 protein, which translates to MKKVWWKESVVYQIYPISFKDSDGDGVGDLRGVISKLDYLQYLGVNVIWLCPIYKSPGHDNGYDISDYCAIESRYGTMEDFDELLEEAHKRGLKIMMDLVLNHTSDEHPWFLESRSSKDNPKRDYYIWRKGKDGQYPNNWESYFSGSVWEYDQKTDEFFMHLYAKQQPDLNWENEAMVNDLYKMIRWWLAKGVDGFRFDAIAHIVKEIGLPDADNPDNLPVVRAYHYFSNLEQVHTMLKKLNEEVLFEFDIMTVGETSGLGPEEALDYVGEDRNELNMVFQFEHMFLDAASEGTGKWEIRSWTLMELKKIMSRWQTVLHRKGWNANYLSNHDQPRPVSRFGNDGEYRVQSAKMLATFIHMLQGTPYIYQGEEIGMTNVVFDSIEDYRDVETLNYYEQSRLQGQPEEVTMNAIHKKSRDNARTPMQWDDTPHAGFTEGEPWIKLNKNHQDINVKQALADSDSIFHYYRKLIAIRKQCQAIVYGDYKLLLPLDTEIYVFVREVENEKLLVILNFFDKTPVFDWPEDLKTDDKKLMISNYEPRQGEDGYHLTLRPYEARVYLLEGDCVKP; encoded by the coding sequence GTGAAAAAAGTGTGGTGGAAAGAAAGCGTAGTGTACCAGATATACCCGATCAGCTTTAAAGATTCGGACGGCGACGGTGTCGGGGATCTCCGCGGCGTCATTTCCAAGCTGGACTATCTGCAGTATCTTGGTGTGAATGTGATCTGGCTGTGTCCGATCTACAAGTCTCCAGGTCATGACAACGGTTATGATATCAGTGATTATTGTGCCATTGAAAGCCGTTACGGAACGATGGAGGATTTTGATGAGCTGCTGGAGGAAGCGCACAAACGCGGACTGAAGATTATGATGGATCTCGTGCTGAATCATACATCGGACGAGCATCCATGGTTTCTTGAATCACGTTCTTCTAAGGATAATCCGAAGCGAGATTATTATATTTGGCGCAAAGGCAAGGACGGACAGTATCCGAACAATTGGGAATCGTATTTCAGCGGCTCGGTGTGGGAATATGACCAGAAGACTGATGAGTTTTTTATGCACCTGTACGCCAAGCAGCAGCCTGACCTGAACTGGGAGAACGAAGCGATGGTAAACGATCTGTACAAAATGATCCGCTGGTGGCTTGCCAAAGGCGTTGACGGCTTCCGGTTCGATGCGATTGCTCATATTGTAAAGGAAATAGGGCTCCCTGATGCCGATAACCCGGACAATCTGCCCGTCGTACGGGCATATCATTACTTCTCCAACCTGGAGCAGGTGCATACGATGCTCAAGAAGCTGAACGAGGAAGTGCTGTTTGAATTCGACATCATGACGGTTGGCGAGACGTCGGGCCTTGGGCCTGAGGAGGCGCTCGATTATGTCGGCGAGGACCGCAATGAGCTCAATATGGTGTTTCAGTTCGAGCATATGTTTCTAGACGCCGCTTCCGAAGGTACGGGGAAGTGGGAAATCCGTTCATGGACGCTGATGGAACTCAAAAAGATCATGAGCAGATGGCAGACTGTTTTGCATCGAAAAGGGTGGAACGCGAACTATTTGAGCAACCACGATCAGCCAAGGCCGGTATCCCGGTTCGGCAATGATGGAGAATATCGGGTACAGTCGGCTAAAATGCTGGCCACGTTTATTCACATGCTGCAGGGAACTCCTTATATTTATCAAGGTGAAGAGATCGGCATGACCAACGTGGTATTCGATTCTATCGAGGATTACCGGGATGTAGAGACGCTGAACTACTACGAGCAATCTAGACTTCAGGGCCAGCCAGAGGAAGTTACGATGAATGCCATTCACAAGAAGAGCCGCGACAACGCGCGTACGCCGATGCAGTGGGATGATACTCCGCATGCCGGGTTTACAGAGGGAGAGCCTTGGATCAAGTTGAACAAGAACCATCAGGACATTAACGTGAAGCAGGCGCTGGCTGATTCAGACTCTATTTTCCACTATTACCGCAAGCTGATCGCGATCCGGAAGCAGTGCCAAGCGATCGTATACGGTGATTACAAGCTGCTGTTGCCGCTGGATACGGAAATTTATGTATTTGTGCGGGAAGTTGAGAATGAGAAGTTGCTTGTGATACTAAACTTTTTTGATAAGACACCTGTATTTGATTGGCCGGAAGATCTCAAGACGGATGACAAGAAACTGATGATCTCCAACTATGAACCACGCCAAGGGGAAGATGGGTATCATTTGACTTTAAGGCCTTACGAGGCGAGGGTATATTTGCTGGAGGGCGATTGCGTGAAACCTTGA
- a CDS encoding ABC transporter ATP-binding protein — MVKQQIHEPIVELVQITKSYGAKKAVSNISFTIEKGSITAILGPNGAGKSTTISMMLGLIDPTEGEIRLFGRSPKDRQVKEKIGAMLQEVSVMDSLKAREIIALIRGYYPHPMEMSELKKLSGLTDEELNKRATKMSGGQKRKLSFALALAGNPDLLFFDEPTVGLDTTSRRLFWRTVRELADQGKTILFTTHYLQEADDMANRIILFNNGTIAADGKPEEIKAKLTRRSISFVVETDPQLIKERLYKLPGVTDVYEQDAKMHVVVENTDQILAVILREEMAVRDIRIDEGSLDEAFDQLTQRQEEAV, encoded by the coding sequence ATGGTTAAACAACAAATTCACGAGCCCATTGTGGAGCTTGTTCAAATCACAAAATCATACGGTGCCAAAAAAGCGGTCAGCAACATTTCTTTCACTATTGAAAAAGGCTCCATCACAGCGATCTTAGGTCCCAACGGAGCTGGCAAATCGACAACTATTTCGATGATGCTCGGTTTGATCGACCCAACCGAGGGAGAAATCCGGTTGTTCGGCAGAAGCCCGAAGGATCGGCAGGTTAAAGAAAAAATCGGTGCCATGCTTCAAGAGGTCAGTGTTATGGACAGCCTGAAAGCACGCGAGATCATTGCGCTCATTCGGGGCTATTACCCCCATCCGATGGAAATGTCTGAGCTAAAGAAACTGTCCGGTCTGACAGATGAAGAGCTGAACAAGCGCGCGACCAAAATGTCTGGCGGACAGAAACGGAAACTTAGCTTCGCTCTGGCGCTGGCCGGAAATCCAGACCTGCTGTTTTTTGATGAACCTACTGTGGGGCTGGACACCACTTCGCGACGTTTATTCTGGCGAACCGTCCGTGAACTCGCTGATCAGGGCAAGACCATCCTGTTCACTACTCACTATCTGCAGGAAGCAGACGATATGGCTAACCGGATCATTCTGTTCAATAACGGAACGATCGCCGCTGATGGCAAACCAGAGGAGATTAAAGCGAAGCTGACGCGGCGTTCGATATCTTTTGTCGTGGAAACAGATCCGCAACTCATCAAGGAACGGCTCTATAAACTTCCAGGCGTAACGGATGTGTATGAACAAGACGCCAAGATGCATGTGGTAGTAGAGAATACAGATCAGATATTGGCTGTTATTTTACGCGAAGAAATGGCTGTCCGTGATATAAGAATCGATGAGGGCAGTCTGGATGAAGCGTTTGACCAGCTGACCCAAAGACAAGAGGAGGCTGTATAA
- a CDS encoding ABC transporter permease: protein MTGRLIILQCKMELLRIARNPYFIFWSLAMPILFYFIFTRVVNTGAPDAGLWQAHYLISMTTFSVMGSAIMSMGIRLVQEHTLGWSVYMRVTPLPGGVYFFGKMFGQSVMHLLSIIVIFIAGYLINGIQMPAWQWITSGLWIMLASIPFLAIGTLVGAMKRVETASGVSNGIYLALAITGGMWMPMEILPNFLQAIGKWLPSYHFASGGWEIIRGNMPELKSVVLLAGYLVLFMVISTYIRKKQQAA, encoded by the coding sequence ATGACAGGACGTCTTATTATACTTCAATGCAAAATGGAACTGCTGCGCATTGCGCGCAACCCGTATTTTATATTCTGGTCGCTGGCCATGCCGATATTGTTCTATTTCATCTTCACCCGAGTCGTAAATACCGGAGCGCCAGATGCAGGATTGTGGCAGGCTCATTACTTGATCTCAATGACCACCTTCAGTGTAATGGGGTCAGCCATCATGTCGATGGGCATCCGCCTCGTACAAGAGCATACGCTCGGCTGGTCTGTCTACATGAGAGTGACACCTCTCCCGGGAGGCGTATATTTCTTCGGCAAAATGTTCGGCCAGTCCGTGATGCATTTGCTATCGATTATTGTTATCTTTATCGCTGGTTATCTGATTAACGGTATTCAAATGCCAGCTTGGCAGTGGATTACAAGCGGCCTGTGGATCATGCTTGCCTCCATCCCGTTTCTTGCGATCGGCACGTTGGTTGGAGCAATGAAGCGTGTAGAGACTGCCAGTGGTGTAAGCAACGGTATCTATTTGGCACTGGCTATTACGGGAGGCATGTGGATGCCGATGGAGATTCTGCCTAACTTCCTTCAAGCCATTGGAAAATGGCTGCCATCATATCATTTTGCAAGCGGGGGATGGGAAATTATCCGCGGAAACATGCCGGAACTCAAATCTGTTGTACTTTTAGCAGGATATTTGGTTCTCTTTATGGTAATATCCACCTATATCCGAAAAAAACAGCAAGCTGCGTAA
- a CDS encoding gluconeogenesis factor YvcK family protein encodes MGGGTGLSVMLRGLKEKPLDITAIVTVGDDGGSSGILRSELQMPPPGDIRNVVTALADVEPLLSDILKYRFSTGSGLAGHSLGNLILAAMTDIHGDFVTAVKEMSRVFVVRGQVLPAAGEAVILHAEMEDGTFVTGESKIPEAGGRIKRISLEPENVEPLPEALEAIQQADAILIGPGSLYTSILPNLLVPKLSDAIVASDAIKIFVCNVMTQPGETDNYTVGDHLQAVYDHIGLHLFDYVIVNDGEIPPQVQDKYAEKGAKPVQLDRDEVTSRGYKLIADKLVLFRTYLRHDADKLSNHIFQLVQDWILRKR; translated from the coding sequence ATGGGTGGAGGGACAGGGCTATCCGTTATGCTGCGTGGCCTGAAGGAGAAGCCCCTGGACATTACGGCGATCGTAACTGTCGGAGACGACGGTGGTAGTTCCGGGATTTTGCGAAGTGAACTGCAAATGCCTCCTCCGGGAGATATTCGAAATGTAGTGACGGCGCTCGCAGATGTCGAGCCGCTGTTATCCGATATATTGAAGTACCGCTTTAGCACCGGCTCGGGACTGGCGGGGCACAGCCTCGGCAATTTAATCCTGGCTGCCATGACGGATATACACGGTGATTTTGTCACGGCGGTCAAGGAGATGAGTCGGGTTTTTGTTGTTCGCGGCCAGGTGCTGCCTGCCGCGGGTGAGGCGGTTATTCTGCATGCTGAAATGGAGGATGGAACCTTCGTCACGGGCGAATCCAAAATTCCGGAAGCCGGAGGGCGTATCAAACGGATTTCCCTCGAACCGGAAAATGTGGAGCCGCTGCCTGAAGCGTTGGAGGCCATTCAGCAGGCCGACGCCATATTGATCGGGCCGGGCAGTTTGTACACTAGTATATTGCCCAATCTCCTCGTGCCTAAGCTGTCGGATGCTATTGTTGCTTCTGATGCGATCAAGATTTTTGTATGTAATGTAATGACACAACCTGGTGAAACTGATAATTATACGGTCGGTGATCATTTGCAGGCCGTATATGACCATATTGGCCTTCACTTGTTTGATTATGTTATTGTAAACGATGGTGAAATCCCACCGCAGGTGCAGGACAAATACGCCGAGAAGGGCGCGAAGCCTGTTCAGCTTGACCGGGATGAAGTAACCAGCCGCGGTTATAAGCTGATCGCAGACAAGCTGGTGCTGTTTCGTACGTACTTACGGCATGATGCCGACAAGCTGAGCAATCATATTTTCCAATTGGTGCAAGATTGGATTTTACGAAAGAGGTGA
- a CDS encoding SIMPL domain-containing protein: protein MKVWAKRLGSVMIAGALLTGGSVWTGALGAGEVYAAESVQQNRITVLGKGEISVKPDIVYLSIGVESFAETAKSAQKNNAQKMAKITELLKNTWKIDDKDIKTEQFYVQPNYSYSEKEGRKVQNYSAHHSLEVTLRDLSKVGEILDAAAEAGANNIGNARFTVENRETFETQVIEKAMVNADLKAQAIAKASKRQLGVVVSVVQDEAANRDVFSFGNMEMKAESTSMDAGTSVKPGEIKLITQLYVQYEMK, encoded by the coding sequence ATGAAGGTATGGGCTAAACGTTTGGGTTCGGTTATGATCGCGGGCGCGCTGCTTACAGGTGGTTCCGTATGGACAGGAGCCTTGGGAGCAGGGGAAGTGTACGCGGCGGAATCAGTACAACAGAACCGGATTACGGTGCTTGGTAAGGGTGAAATTTCGGTAAAGCCGGATATCGTATATCTGTCTATCGGCGTGGAGTCTTTCGCAGAAACAGCAAAGTCGGCACAGAAAAATAACGCTCAGAAAATGGCTAAGATTACCGAATTACTGAAAAACACCTGGAAAATCGATGACAAGGATATCAAAACCGAACAGTTCTATGTTCAGCCGAATTACTCATATAGCGAAAAAGAAGGACGTAAAGTGCAAAATTACAGTGCCCATCATTCGCTTGAGGTTACTCTTCGTGATCTGAGCAAGGTTGGTGAAATTCTTGATGCAGCAGCGGAGGCCGGAGCGAATAACATTGGCAACGCGCGGTTTACGGTTGAGAACCGTGAAACATTTGAGACGCAAGTGATTGAGAAAGCGATGGTGAATGCGGACCTCAAGGCACAAGCAATTGCCAAGGCTTCCAAGCGGCAGCTTGGTGTTGTTGTGAGTGTAGTTCAGGATGAGGCTGCGAACCGTGATGTATTCAGCTTCGGCAACATGGAAATGAAAGCGGAAAGTACTTCCATGGACGCAGGCACATCTGTGAAGCCGGGAGAAATCAAACTCATTACACAACTGTATGTTCAGTATGAAATGAAGTAA
- a CDS encoding response regulator transcription factor, with protein sequence MLRGALALLLDFEEDIQVVGQAGDGKEALDLIAELKPDVCLLDIEMPIKSGLEVAEELQRLRLPCRIIILTTFARPGYFERAVQAGVQGYLLKDEPSERLAEAIRHIMEGRREVSPELVFGTVREVNPLTEREREILRLAAAGNSSGEIASILHLSYGTVRNYMSEVLNKLEAKNRIEAIALAEEKGWI encoded by the coding sequence ATGCTGCGCGGCGCATTGGCGCTGTTACTCGATTTTGAAGAGGATATTCAGGTTGTCGGTCAAGCCGGGGATGGCAAGGAGGCACTTGATTTAATTGCCGAGCTGAAGCCGGACGTCTGCCTGCTCGACATCGAGATGCCGATAAAGAGCGGACTTGAGGTTGCCGAGGAACTACAGCGGCTGCGACTGCCTTGCAGGATCATTATTCTGACGACTTTTGCCCGGCCCGGTTACTTCGAGCGCGCCGTTCAGGCTGGTGTCCAGGGCTACCTGCTAAAGGACGAGCCAAGCGAACGCCTGGCAGAGGCCATCCGCCACATCATGGAAGGACGCCGCGAGGTGTCTCCGGAGCTGGTCTTCGGTACGGTGCGTGAAGTTAATCCGCTGACCGAACGGGAGCGCGAAATCCTGCGACTGGCAGCAGCGGGCAACAGCTCCGGCGAAATCGCCTCCATCCTGCACCTGTCATACGGAACCGTGCGTAACTATATGTCTGAAGTTCTGAACAAGCTGGAAGCCAAAAACAGGATTGAGGCTATTGCCTTAGCGGAGGAAAAAGGCTGGATTTAA
- a CDS encoding ROK family glucokinase, which yields MSENIYVGVDLGGTSIKVGICNEEGQLLQTYEGPTETSKGVDTVIGNIEKYVRHIVEQSPYSWDQLAGVGAGVAGFTNIREGIIILAPNVGFKDVPIRALLEERLGKPVKIDNDANVAALGEAWSGAGRGVDNCVCYTLGTGVGGGIIVNGKIYQGFGGMAGELGHITVVPDLEAIQCGCSKMGCLETVSSATGIIRMAKDAVERGDRTSLALVNNIAAKEVFDAAKAGDEVALRIVNRAAYYLGKSMASVSAVLNPEVFIIGGGVSKAGEILFSEVRAVFNKLTPEPLQRGVRIVAAELGNDAGVVGAAGLHLRS from the coding sequence ATGTCTGAGAACATCTACGTAGGTGTCGATTTAGGCGGAACATCGATTAAAGTCGGAATATGCAATGAAGAGGGTCAACTGCTGCAGACGTATGAGGGACCAACGGAAACGTCTAAGGGCGTTGACACCGTGATCGGCAATATTGAGAAGTATGTACGTCATATTGTGGAGCAATCCCCATACAGCTGGGACCAGCTTGCAGGCGTTGGAGCGGGCGTTGCGGGCTTTACGAACATCCGTGAAGGAATCATTATTCTGGCACCTAACGTAGGATTTAAAGATGTGCCAATTCGTGCGCTGCTTGAGGAGCGCCTTGGCAAGCCAGTCAAAATAGATAACGACGCAAACGTAGCAGCTCTGGGTGAAGCTTGGAGCGGTGCTGGACGCGGGGTCGATAACTGTGTCTGCTATACACTTGGCACAGGCGTTGGCGGTGGCATTATCGTGAACGGGAAAATTTATCAAGGCTTCGGCGGCATGGCTGGTGAACTGGGTCATATTACCGTTGTACCTGATCTGGAAGCTATTCAGTGCGGCTGCAGCAAAATGGGATGCCTTGAGACGGTTTCCTCGGCAACAGGCATTATCCGCATGGCGAAAGACGCTGTAGAGCGTGGAGACCGCACTTCTCTGGCACTTGTTAACAACATTGCGGCCAAGGAAGTGTTCGATGCAGCGAAAGCTGGAGATGAAGTGGCTCTGCGTATCGTAAACCGTGCCGCTTATTACCTCGGTAAATCCATGGCATCGGTCTCAGCTGTACTTAATCCGGAAGTGTTCATTATTGGCGGTGGCGTCTCTAAGGCAGGCGAAATTCTGTTTAGTGAAGTTCGTGCCGTGTTTAACAAGTTGACACCGGAACCATTGCAGCGTGGCGTTCGCATTGTTGCGGCAGAGTTGGGTAATGATGCTGGAGTTGTCGGTGCAGCCGGTCTTCACTTGCGTTCTTAA
- the whiA gene encoding DNA-binding protein WhiA — protein sequence MSFAAQTKKELTMVESQNCCEKAELSALIRMNGSVQVSSKKIVLDISTENAAIARRIYSLIKKHFQAHTELLVRKKMRLKKNNVYIVRIPARVQGILKELRIVSEGFLFLPRIDEEIVRKNCCKRAYLRGAFMAGGSVNNPEGSSYHLEIASMYEEHCKALVDLANEFHLNARCIERKKGFIFYIKEGEKIIEFLNLIGAHQALFKFEDVRIMRDMRNSVNRIVNCETANLNKTIGAAVRQIENIKLLQREMGLDKLPDKLREVAEVRLAHPDMNLKEVGEMLKGTVSKSGVNHRLRKIDELAEKLRNS from the coding sequence TTGTCCTTTGCGGCACAAACGAAGAAAGAGCTAACCATGGTCGAAAGCCAGAACTGTTGTGAAAAAGCCGAGCTGTCCGCGCTTATCCGTATGAACGGATCAGTTCAGGTTTCGAGCAAAAAAATTGTGCTGGATATTTCGACGGAAAATGCCGCGATCGCAAGGCGCATTTATTCCTTAATTAAAAAGCATTTCCAAGCGCATACGGAACTTTTAGTGCGTAAAAAAATGCGTTTGAAGAAGAATAACGTTTATATCGTCCGCATTCCCGCCCGGGTGCAGGGAATTTTGAAGGAGCTTCGGATTGTCTCCGAAGGTTTTCTATTCTTGCCCCGGATTGATGAGGAAATCGTGCGTAAAAACTGCTGTAAACGGGCTTATCTGCGCGGTGCCTTTATGGCTGGGGGATCCGTTAATAATCCAGAGGGCTCGTCGTATCATCTGGAAATTGCTTCGATGTATGAGGAGCACTGCAAGGCGCTGGTGGATCTTGCGAATGAATTTCATCTGAATGCCCGCTGTATTGAGCGTAAGAAGGGATTTATTTTCTACATTAAGGAAGGCGAGAAGATTATCGAGTTCCTCAACCTGATCGGCGCACATCAGGCTTTATTCAAGTTCGAGGATGTCCGCATTATGCGCGACATGCGAAACTCCGTCAATCGGATTGTGAATTGCGAAACCGCCAACCTTAACAAGACGATTGGAGCCGCGGTGCGGCAGATCGAGAACATCAAGCTACTGCAGAGGGAAATGGGCCTCGATAAGCTGCCGGACAAGCTCCGTGAAGTGGCTGAAGTCCGTCTCGCCCATCCCGATATGAACTTGAAGGAAGTCGGCGAGATGCTGAAGGGGACTGTCAGCAAGTCAGGGGTTAATCACCGCCTTCGTAAAATCGATGAGCTGGCTGAAAAACTCCGGAATAGTTAA